One genomic segment of Mesoterricola silvestris includes these proteins:
- the dxr gene encoding 1-deoxy-D-xylulose-5-phosphate reductoisomerase: MRKVALLGSTGSIGTSTLDVVTAHPHRLEVTALAAGRNRDLLRAQCERFRPRLVSLTRPEDAQWLAGQLSYRPEILHGMDGLRACALESGADTLLAAVVGAAGLASAEAALRAGLRVCVANKESLVVGGALMRQALAAGGGELLPVDSEHAALHQLLAGHPPEAVREVRITASGGPFRDWDRPRIEGATIDQALNHPTWKMGPKITIDSATLMNKGLEVIEAAFLFGLGADQIAVTIHPQSQVHAMAGFHDGTYQLQVCANDMKLPIQYALLYPDRLPGPVPPYDWEAARTWTFEPPDLERFPCLALAYQALAEGGTAPAILNAANEVAVAAFLEGRISFWRIQACCGAILSAIPAEPAHTLDQVMETDRRARDAARTWILQHTQGNP, encoded by the coding sequence ATGCGCAAGGTCGCCCTCCTGGGATCCACCGGCTCCATCGGCACCTCCACCCTGGATGTGGTGACCGCCCACCCGCACCGCCTGGAAGTCACGGCCCTGGCCGCCGGGCGCAACCGGGATCTCCTCCGGGCCCAGTGCGAGCGGTTCCGGCCCCGGCTGGTGTCCCTCACCCGCCCGGAGGACGCCCAGTGGCTGGCCGGCCAGCTCTCCTACCGGCCGGAGATCCTCCACGGCATGGACGGCCTCCGGGCCTGCGCCCTGGAATCCGGGGCCGACACCCTCCTGGCTGCGGTGGTGGGGGCCGCGGGCCTGGCCAGCGCCGAAGCCGCGCTGCGGGCCGGCCTGCGGGTCTGCGTGGCCAACAAGGAGAGCCTCGTGGTGGGCGGCGCGCTCATGCGCCAGGCCCTGGCGGCCGGCGGCGGCGAGCTGCTCCCCGTGGATTCCGAACACGCCGCCCTGCACCAGCTCCTGGCCGGACACCCCCCGGAGGCGGTGCGGGAGGTGCGCATCACCGCCAGCGGCGGCCCCTTCCGGGACTGGGACCGCCCGCGGATCGAAGGCGCCACCATCGACCAGGCCCTGAACCACCCCACCTGGAAGATGGGACCCAAGATCACCATCGATTCCGCCACCCTCATGAACAAGGGCCTGGAGGTGATCGAGGCCGCCTTCCTCTTCGGCCTGGGCGCGGACCAGATCGCCGTGACCATCCACCCCCAGAGCCAGGTGCACGCCATGGCGGGGTTCCACGACGGCACCTACCAGCTCCAGGTGTGCGCCAACGACATGAAGCTGCCCATCCAGTACGCCCTCCTCTACCCCGATCGCTTGCCCGGTCCGGTCCCCCCCTACGACTGGGAGGCCGCCCGCACCTGGACCTTCGAGCCCCCGGACCTGGAGCGCTTCCCCTGCCTGGCCCTGGCCTACCAGGCCCTGGCCGAGGGGGGCACCGCCCCGGCCATCCTCAACGCGGCCAACGAGGTGGCGGTGGCCGCCTTCCTGGAAGGCCGGATCAGTTTCTGGCGGATCCAGGCCTGTTGTGGCGCGATCCTGTCCGCCATTCCAGCCGAACCGGCCCATACTTTGGATCAGGTGATGGAAACGGACCGGCGTGCCCGGGACGCCGCCCGCACCTGGATCCTTCAACACACCCAAGGAAACCCATGA
- the uppS gene encoding polyprenyl diphosphate synthase has translation MTVPRHVALIMDGNGRWAAQRGWPRIKGHKEGVRAVQDILDAASDAGIGHLTLYAFSTENWKRPAQEVAVLMALLRMYLRMFLPKLRKRGIRFHHLGAPEGLPGGILKDLRTLEEQTAGHTGMVFHLAVNYGARLELATAARKCLEDGVLPADLDEEALASRLWTAGAPDVDLLIRTSGELRISNFLLWQAAYAEFYMTECLWPDFRGPQLREALEAYSQRERRFGGI, from the coding sequence GTGACCGTTCCCCGCCACGTCGCGCTGATCATGGACGGCAACGGCCGCTGGGCGGCCCAGCGGGGCTGGCCCCGCATCAAGGGCCACAAGGAGGGCGTGCGCGCGGTCCAGGATATCCTGGACGCCGCCTCCGACGCCGGCATCGGCCACCTCACGCTGTACGCCTTCTCCACGGAGAACTGGAAGCGCCCCGCCCAGGAGGTCGCCGTCCTCATGGCCCTCCTGCGCATGTACCTGAGGATGTTCCTGCCCAAGCTCCGGAAGCGGGGCATCCGGTTCCACCACCTGGGCGCCCCGGAGGGACTGCCCGGGGGGATCCTCAAGGATCTGCGCACCCTGGAAGAACAGACCGCCGGCCACACCGGGATGGTCTTCCACCTGGCCGTGAACTACGGGGCCCGGCTGGAACTGGCCACGGCGGCACGGAAATGCCTCGAGGACGGGGTCTTGCCCGCCGATCTGGACGAGGAGGCCCTGGCGAGCCGCCTGTGGACCGCCGGCGCCCCGGACGTGGACCTGCTCATCCGCACCTCGGGGGAACTGCGCATTTCCAACTTCCTGCTCTGGCAGGCCGCCTACGCCGAGTTCTACATGACCGAGTGCCTCTGGCCCGACTTCCGGGGCCCCCAGCTCCGGGAGGCCCTGGAGGCCTATTCCCAGCGCGAACGCCGCTTCGGCGGCATCTGA
- a CDS encoding phosphatidate cytidylyltransferase: MTPAPPPKRAGIDKGNLAVRVGTALVFAIFFFTLLYLGSNPWAKTLFMGLLAGALLMAMHEFTLMGRKMGFNPSLAAGTLAGWGFLLHFYLLGRDATDPLPLWLVLALSALVIHFGALLTDRDLDKALPSQAITWMGAVYLGMGTGFMVKLFMFDETTLSNTGGRLVLALFLITWIGDTCAYFVGSLLGRHKLAPRVSPKKTWEGVGGNLAGNVLAAFLIRAFVCVQWSVVDALAIGLLLGVAGLMGDLVESMWKRSAGAKDSNMGGISIPGHGGMLDRLDSLVFAAPVFYAYIHFVHGLN; this comes from the coding sequence ATGACCCCAGCCCCTCCCCCCAAGCGCGCTGGCATCGACAAGGGCAACCTTGCCGTGCGGGTGGGCACCGCCCTGGTGTTCGCGATCTTCTTCTTCACCCTCCTCTACCTGGGCTCCAACCCCTGGGCCAAGACCCTGTTCATGGGCCTCCTGGCCGGGGCCCTGCTCATGGCCATGCATGAATTCACCCTCATGGGCCGGAAGATGGGCTTCAATCCCTCCCTGGCCGCCGGGACCCTGGCGGGCTGGGGCTTCCTCCTGCATTTCTACCTGCTGGGCCGGGATGCCACGGACCCCCTGCCCCTTTGGCTGGTGTTGGCCCTTTCGGCGCTGGTCATCCATTTCGGGGCCCTCCTCACGGACCGGGACCTGGACAAGGCCCTCCCCAGCCAGGCCATCACCTGGATGGGGGCCGTGTACCTGGGCATGGGCACCGGCTTCATGGTGAAGCTCTTCATGTTCGACGAAACGACCCTGTCCAACACCGGCGGGCGCCTGGTGCTGGCCCTCTTCCTCATCACCTGGATCGGGGACACCTGCGCCTACTTCGTCGGCAGCCTCCTGGGCCGCCACAAGCTGGCGCCCCGGGTGAGCCCCAAGAAGACCTGGGAGGGGGTGGGGGGCAACCTCGCGGGCAATGTCCTGGCGGCCTTCCTCATCCGGGCCTTCGTGTGCGTCCAGTGGTCCGTGGTGGATGCCCTGGCCATCGGGCTGCTGCTGGGGGTGGCGGGCCTCATGGGCGACCTGGTGGAGAGCATGTGGAAGCGCAGCGCGGGGGCCAAGGATTCCAACATGGGCGGCATCTCCATTCCCGGCCACGGGGGCATGCTGGACCGGCTGGACAGCCTGGTCTTCGCCGCCCCGGTGTTCTACGCCTACATCCACTTCGTCCACGGGCTGAACTGA
- a CDS encoding PAS domain S-box protein, producing the protein MVQFNTRANEILLKLVYYGPGLSGKTTNLQALHAMCSESNRGEMFSVNTQEDRTLFFDLLPINLGYIYGNAIHLQIYTVPGQVQYDASRRVVLGGSDGVVFVADSSEAKMQENVDSLSNLYHNLNANRLNIKQIPFVLQYNKRDLPDAMPVGVMNRRLNFRSVPYFESMANRGEGVLDTFLAIARETVGTTFKKYHLDKKIKDFDEMLNLIDSNIKASMHELPRAAEPVAPPQESTVLRHSGVSITDLAPGKVADAQDLLEDALTSNMETARLYTELRTVKDSLEKKNEELRQIYGQLERANQDNLKTRRYLEGLIQSVGEAIVSFSSDGRILTWNAAAERIFGYARAEIVGRTLHQLAPASCAGELDQVMAQVGRGQVIRDVPTVRLRKDGTEFPAKVTYAPIRGSDDRVLAYSALIRDEGERQSLEARLADAQGAAVLTRILPPMLNEVANRLSPMTLQRDLLLGEADPVVAPRLAKVLAGVDHAQMLLKPLFMLFSPSSLRMANASLNELVQESARRVEGEAAAAGVSVELSLDPALQPTAMDAGMVLEATLCLLRTGIRASARSAAKRLRVGTRQTSTGQQLVAQDTGPALSEEESRRVFDPAQATDVDSLGMCVVASVAKAHGGKVTVRSQEGLGNAYLVELSMAEAPPSPSVPANLEGARILVVDDEQFLLECLVDAIESWGSQVTPCSLAAEAIQKLQGGAYDLIVSDIRMPGLTGIQLFEWIKEHQPAMASRILFTTGDSFDPETRAFLEQAKLPHLGKPFDLKKLRQAILDLKASRAN; encoded by the coding sequence ATGGTCCAATTCAACACCCGCGCGAACGAGATCCTGCTGAAGCTGGTCTATTACGGGCCGGGCCTTTCCGGCAAGACGACCAATCTCCAGGCGCTCCACGCCATGTGCTCGGAATCCAACCGGGGCGAGATGTTCTCCGTGAACACCCAGGAGGACCGGACGCTGTTCTTCGATCTGCTGCCCATCAACCTCGGGTACATCTACGGGAACGCCATCCACCTCCAGATCTACACGGTGCCCGGGCAGGTGCAGTACGACGCCAGCCGCCGGGTGGTGCTGGGCGGTTCGGACGGCGTGGTGTTCGTGGCGGATTCCAGCGAAGCCAAGATGCAGGAGAACGTGGACTCGCTCTCCAACCTCTACCACAACCTCAATGCCAACCGCTTGAACATCAAGCAGATACCCTTCGTCCTGCAGTACAACAAGCGGGATCTCCCGGACGCCATGCCCGTGGGCGTCATGAACCGCCGCTTGAACTTCCGTTCGGTGCCCTACTTCGAATCCATGGCCAACCGGGGGGAGGGGGTCCTGGACACCTTCCTGGCCATCGCCCGGGAGACCGTGGGCACCACCTTCAAGAAGTATCACCTGGACAAGAAGATCAAGGACTTCGACGAGATGCTCAATCTCATCGATTCCAATATCAAGGCCAGCATGCACGAGCTGCCCCGGGCGGCGGAACCGGTGGCGCCCCCGCAGGAATCCACGGTGCTCCGGCATTCCGGCGTGTCCATCACGGACCTGGCCCCGGGAAAGGTGGCGGACGCCCAGGACCTCCTGGAGGACGCCCTCACCTCCAACATGGAGACCGCGCGGCTCTACACCGAACTGCGCACCGTGAAGGACTCCCTGGAGAAGAAGAACGAGGAGCTCCGCCAGATCTACGGCCAGCTGGAGCGCGCCAACCAGGACAACCTCAAGACCCGCCGCTACCTGGAGGGCCTCATCCAGAGCGTGGGCGAGGCCATCGTGTCCTTCAGCTCCGACGGCCGCATCCTCACGTGGAACGCCGCCGCCGAGCGCATCTTCGGCTACGCCCGGGCGGAGATCGTGGGCCGCACCCTCCACCAGCTGGCCCCGGCCTCCTGCGCCGGGGAACTGGACCAGGTCATGGCCCAGGTGGGCCGGGGCCAGGTCATCCGCGACGTGCCCACGGTGCGCCTGCGCAAGGACGGCACGGAGTTCCCCGCCAAGGTCACCTACGCGCCCATCCGCGGCAGCGACGACCGGGTCCTGGCGTACTCCGCCCTGATCCGGGACGAGGGGGAGCGCCAGTCCCTGGAGGCCCGGCTCGCCGATGCGCAGGGCGCGGCCGTCCTGACCCGGATCCTGCCGCCCATGCTCAACGAGGTGGCCAACCGGCTCAGCCCCATGACGCTCCAGCGGGACCTGCTCCTGGGGGAGGCGGACCCCGTCGTCGCCCCGCGCCTGGCCAAGGTCCTGGCGGGCGTGGACCACGCGCAGATGCTCCTCAAGCCCCTCTTCATGCTCTTCTCCCCCTCCTCGCTGCGCATGGCCAACGCCAGCCTCAACGAGCTGGTGCAGGAATCCGCCCGCCGCGTGGAAGGGGAGGCGGCGGCCGCGGGCGTCTCGGTGGAGCTCTCCCTGGACCCCGCCCTCCAGCCCACGGCCATGGACGCCGGGATGGTGCTGGAAGCCACCCTCTGCCTCCTGCGCACGGGGATCCGGGCCTCGGCCCGTTCCGCCGCCAAGCGCCTGCGGGTGGGCACCCGGCAGACCTCCACCGGGCAGCAGCTGGTGGCCCAGGACACCGGCCCGGCCCTCTCCGAGGAGGAATCCCGCAGGGTCTTCGATCCCGCCCAGGCCACCGACGTGGATTCCCTGGGCATGTGCGTGGTCGCCTCCGTGGCCAAGGCCCACGGCGGAAAGGTCACAGTCCGCAGCCAGGAAGGACTTGGTAACGCTTATCTGGTGGAGTTGTCCATGGCCGAAGCACCGCCGTCCCCGTCCGTGCCCGCGAACCTGGAGGGTGCCCGCATCCTCGTGGTGGATGACGAGCAGTTCCTCCTGGAATGCCTGGTGGACGCCATCGAATCCTGGGGCAGCCAGGTGACCCCCTGCTCCCTGGCGGCCGAAGCCATCCAGAAGCTCCAGGGCGGCGCCTACGACCTCATCGTCTCCGATATCCGCATGCCCGGCCTCACCGGCATCCAGCTCTTCGAGTGGATCAAGGAGCACCAGCCCGCCATGGCCAGCCGCATCCTCTTCACCACCGGCGATTCCTTCGACCCGGAAACCCGCGCCTTCCTGGAGCAGGCCAAACTGCCCCACCTGGGCAAGCCCTTCGACCTGAAGAAGCTCCGCCAGGCGATCCTGGACCTCAAGGCAAGCAGGGCGAACTGA